The Candidatus Binatus sp. DNA segment GACTGGACGTCGGCGGAATCATCTGCTCGTAAAAAACTTTTCGATATTCTGCCGCGCTCGAAAAGGGGATCGCGATGCCGAGCGCGCGCGCGACCGCGAACGCCTCCTCGATCGCGCGGTCCATGATCGGCTTCACGTCCGGATCCCCGGCGAGCGCCCCATAGTGCTGCTGCAAAAGTGCGCCGAGCGGATTCAGCGCGACGTTGTACAGAACCTTGGTCCACAGCACGGGCATGATGTCGTCAACAGCGACCGCGGGAACGCCGGCGGCGTCGATCATTGCGGCGATCGCGCGGGCGCGCGCCGCCAGTGCCGGCGAGTCCTCGCGATGAATCGCAGGCGCGGGTCCGATTGCGACCGGCTGCGCGAAAACCGTCACGTGCGCGCTGCCCGGCGAGGGTATTTCCGCGCCGAAGATCACGCGCGCGCCCAATACCCGCCGCCGTCCGAAGCTCTCGATCAACAACTCGATGTTGCCCAGGCCATTTTGCATCGAGACCACCGCGCCGTCGTCGCTCAAACGGCCGGCCAGCGCGGCCGCGATCGATTCGGTGTCATAACTCTTGACCGCGCAAACGATTAACCCGAACCGCCTGCCAAGGCTGGCGGGATCGTCGGCGAGCCTCATGCCGGCGACAGTTCGATCGCCAAGCAGGCCCGAAATTCTTAAGCCCCCGCGTGCAATCGCCTCGAGATGCGCTCGGCGGCCAAGCAGCGTGACGTCGTGCCCTGCATCATGCAGCATGCCGCCGAGAATCGAGCCAATCGCGCCGGCGCCCGCGACTAGGATTGGAGAATCGGACATCGTGTCGAAATTAGCGGTACCCGATTCGCCAGACAACGCCACCGCTTGCGGTCGTTCGACCGCTGGCCGCGATGACTTGCTCCGCTTCTTGCGGCTCTGATACTTTTGGCTGTCTGGCGCGCGCATAGCGCGCGTTCGTATTTTCGGGCTTCGATCCTAACGTCCCCGTCGTCTAGCTCGGCCTAGGACACCGGCCTTTCACGTCGGTAACACGGGTTCAAATCCCGTCGGGGACGCTCAGTTTTCTTCGTTCGGACAATGCAAATTGTCCGCCTTTTTTCCGCCCGCGGCGCCGACGCCGATCTTGACGTCTGATCGAGCCTGGTCCTTGCCGCCATGTTCAGGTTCTACCAAGCTTGGCCGAGGGCAATCTGTTTCGGTTCGAAGCAGGCGCTGGTTGTGCCGAAAGCGGAGATTAGCGAATCGCTGAGGGTGTCTGAATGGGCGATTCTGTCAGCCAGCCGGCGGTGAAGATGCCGTCGCGCGGCCTCACTAGCGAAGAAGCTCGCCGGCGTCTTCTCGAGTGGGGCCCCAACGCCGTAGCGGAGAAAAAGCCGCATCCATTCCTTGCATTGCTCGGCAAGTTCTGGGCTCCGGTGCCGTGGATGCTCGAAGTCACAATCGTGCTCGAAGTTGCGCTTGGCAAGTTTTTGGAGGCTGCGGTCATTTCGGTACTGCTGGCCTTCAATGCCGCACTGAGTCTGTTCCAGGAAACGCGCGCGCACAGCGCGCTTGAGCTGTTGCAGAAGCGGCTGGCGGTGCGGGCCAGGGTCTTGCGTGACGCCGCGTGGGGCGTGATTCCCGCAGAGGAGCTGGTGCCCGGTGATTTCGTTCACTTGCAGATGGGCGACCTCGTGCCGGCAGACATCGGTATCCGCGAGGGAGACGTCCTGATCGATCAATCCGCGCTTACCGGTGAGTCGGTGCCGATCGAGGCGGGTCAGGGCAAAACTGCGTATGCCGGTTCGCTGGTTAAACGCGGCGAGGCCAGTGGCGAGGTCAGCGCAACCGGCGAGCGAACTTATTTTGGAAAGACCGCCGAACTGGTGCGTTCGGCCAGGACGGCCAGCCATCTGGAGAGCCTCATCTTCACGATCGTGAAGTACCTCGTGGCGATGGACACGGTGCTGGCGGTCGCGGTGTTGCTGTACGCCGCGTTGGCAGGGCTGCCTCTCACCGAGACGCTTCCGTTCGTACTGATTCTTTTGGTGGCTTCGGTTCCGGTCGCACTACCGGCCACCTTCACTGTGGCAACCGCGCTGGGCGCGGTGGAATTGGCCAAGCGCGGAGTGCTGGTCACGCGTCTGTCGGCGATCGAGGAAGCGGCGGCGATGGATATGTTGTGCAGCGACAAGACCGGGACGATAACCCAAAATCAGCTGTCGCTGGCGGCATTGCGTCCCTACCCACCCTCTAGCGAGCGCGATCTGTTGCGCTTTGCAGCGTATGCGAGCGACGAAGCAGGCCAAGATCCAATCGATCTCGCCGTTCTCGCCCGCGCGAAAGACGAGGGCGCGCTCTCGGCGCCGGCTCAGCGTCTCAAGTTCGTTCCGTTCGAGCCGGCAACCAAACTTGCCGAAGCCACAGTTATTGAGAACGGCAAGCAATTGTGCGCCCTGAAGGGGGCGCCCCAGGCAATCGCGAGCCGCGTTGGCGATGTTGCAAACGTAGAGGCCGAAGTCGAGCGCCTTTCAGCGGGAGGTTACCGCGTGCTGGCCGTGGCGGGCGGAGCTGAAGGCGCGATCCGTCTGATTGGACTGTTGGCGCTGCAGGATCCGCCGCGCGAGGACTCCAAGTCGCTGGTAGGAAGCCTGAACAAATTGGGTGTGCGCGTCGCGATGCTTACCGGGGACGGGATCGCGACGGCTCAAGCAGTTGCAGCACAGGTCGGGATCGCCGGGCGCGCCTGCTCGGCGCAGGACTTGGGCGAGAATATCGATCAGACCCTCGATTGTGCGGTCTTCGCCGGCGTCTTTCCTGAAGACAAGTTCCGTCTCGTTCGTGCTTTGCAACAGGCTGGCCACATAGTCGGCATGACCGGAGACGGGGTCAACGATGCCCCGGCGTTGAAGCAGGCGGAGGTCGGAATCGCGGTGGCCAATGCAACCGACGTGGCGAAAGCCTCGGCCAGCCTGGTGCTCACCAATCCGGGGCTCAGCGACACGCTGGCCGCGGTCGAGACCAGTCGCCGAATCTATCAGCGCATGCTGACCTACACGCTGAACAAGATCATCAAAACCGTCGAGGTCGCGCTGTTCCTCAGCATCGGCGTGATGCTGACGCGCACCCTAATCATCACTCCGCTGCTGATCGTAATGCTGTTGTTCACCAACGACTTCGTGACCATGTCGATTGCGACCGATCACGTATCCGCTTCGCCAATGCCGGATCGCTGGCGCATCCGGACTCTGATGCTGGCCGGAATGAGCCTCGGTAGCCTGATCCTGCTGCTGTCCTTCGGGCTGTTTTTCTATGGGCGCGATTTTCTCGGCCTGCCGCTTCCTCAACTGCAGACGCTGGTCTTTGTGATGCTCGTATTCACGGGTCAGGGGATGGTCTATCTGGTGCGCGAGCGCCATCATTTCTGGAACTCTGCTCCGAGCCGATGGATGATTCTTAGTTCCGTTGCGGATGTGATCGTGGTCTGCCTCCTGGCGACCCGTGGAATTCTGATGGCGCCGCTCCCGGACGCGGTGGTGGTGTCAGTGATCCTGGCATGCGTCCTCTACCTGATCGCATTGGACTTTCTGAAGGTCCCAATTTTGCGGCGTCTAATGTATACGTCGTAAGGTTTATCAGCAGCGCAAGTGCGCCCGGGCGTTCACTCGAACTGGTTTGGTTGCGCTCGCTAAAAGGTACCAGATGCCCCGATTCAAGAAAATTCTCTGTCCGATCGACTTCGACCAGAACTCGCTTCAGGCGCTTCGGCTTGCCTCCGAGCTGGCGCGGGAACGCAAGGCAACGCTCTACCTGCTTCACGTAGTTGCGATACCTCCCGGACCTGAGGTGGCGCTGTCCTTCGGCAAGATGGAGGCCGCCGCGCGAACCAAGCTGGAGCGGTTGGCTCGCCGGAAAGTCAACGGCAAAGCCCATTACGAGGTCGAAGTCATGACGGGCGATCCGGGCGTCGAGCTTGTTCAAGCAGCGAACCGGTTGCGCGCCAACCTGATCGTAATGGCGACGCATGGACGCAAGGGTCTTCGTCGTTTCGTTCTCGGCAGCGTTGCCGAACGCGTGGTCCGGGAAGCACCGTGCCCGGTGCTCACAGTCAAGCCGAAAGCGCCGGCGGCGAAATCATCACAGAAGACGTCAGCAAGGAAGCGACGCGCTTGAATGGGCGCCTTCCCTGAGAGCGGCAATGAGGTGTCAGTGTGGATGGACGGGGGCCGGACGGGTCGTCAAACGCGCTGGAAGTAGAACGTCTGGCGATACGATTCGGAACGTCGGAAATCTTCCGAGACGTTAGTTTCAGCGTTCCCCAGGCGAGTTCGCTTGCCGTCATTGGTCCCAACGGCGCCGGGAAGACCATACTCTTCAGGGCACTGATTGGCTCGCTGCGTTATGAAGGGAGCATCCGCTGGGCGGCCGGCACCAAGCTCGGGTACGTTCC contains these protein-coding regions:
- a CDS encoding ketopantoate reductase family protein is translated as MSDSPILVAGAGAIGSILGGMLHDAGHDVTLLGRRAHLEAIARGGLRISGLLGDRTVAGMRLADDPASLGRRFGLIVCAVKSYDTESIAAALAGRLSDDGAVVSMQNGLGNIELLIESFGRRRVLGARVIFGAEIPSPGSAHVTVFAQPVAIGPAPAIHREDSPALAARARAIAAMIDAAGVPAVAVDDIMPVLWTKVLYNVALNPLGALLQQHYGALAGDPDVKPIMDRAIEEAFAVARALGIAIPFSSAAEYRKVFYEQMIPPTSSHRPTMLHDLHVRGRTEIGALNGKIVELADRLGVGAETNRMLTRLVRAAERARQRTMKTQAER
- a CDS encoding plasma-membrane proton-efflux P-type ATPase; translation: MGDSVSQPAVKMPSRGLTSEEARRRLLEWGPNAVAEKKPHPFLALLGKFWAPVPWMLEVTIVLEVALGKFLEAAVISVLLAFNAALSLFQETRAHSALELLQKRLAVRARVLRDAAWGVIPAEELVPGDFVHLQMGDLVPADIGIREGDVLIDQSALTGESVPIEAGQGKTAYAGSLVKRGEASGEVSATGERTYFGKTAELVRSARTASHLESLIFTIVKYLVAMDTVLAVAVLLYAALAGLPLTETLPFVLILLVASVPVALPATFTVATALGAVELAKRGVLVTRLSAIEEAAAMDMLCSDKTGTITQNQLSLAALRPYPPSSERDLLRFAAYASDEAGQDPIDLAVLARAKDEGALSAPAQRLKFVPFEPATKLAEATVIENGKQLCALKGAPQAIASRVGDVANVEAEVERLSAGGYRVLAVAGGAEGAIRLIGLLALQDPPREDSKSLVGSLNKLGVRVAMLTGDGIATAQAVAAQVGIAGRACSAQDLGENIDQTLDCAVFAGVFPEDKFRLVRALQQAGHIVGMTGDGVNDAPALKQAEVGIAVANATDVAKASASLVLTNPGLSDTLAAVETSRRIYQRMLTYTLNKIIKTVEVALFLSIGVMLTRTLIITPLLIVMLLFTNDFVTMSIATDHVSASPMPDRWRIRTLMLAGMSLGSLILLLSFGLFFYGRDFLGLPLPQLQTLVFVMLVFTGQGMVYLVRERHHFWNSAPSRWMILSSVADVIVVCLLATRGILMAPLPDAVVVSVILACVLYLIALDFLKVPILRRLMYTS
- a CDS encoding universal stress protein, whose product is MPRFKKILCPIDFDQNSLQALRLASELARERKATLYLLHVVAIPPGPEVALSFGKMEAAARTKLERLARRKVNGKAHYEVEVMTGDPGVELVQAANRLRANLIVMATHGRKGLRRFVLGSVAERVVREAPCPVLTVKPKAPAAKSSQKTSARKRRA